ACAGCCGCGGCGTGGGGTTGCCGGGCTGCGCCTGCGCGGTGACGGTCCCGATCTCGACGTAGTCGAACCCGAGCATGGTCAGCCCGTCGATGCCCACGGCGTTCTTGTCGAACCCGGCGGCGAGCCCGAAGGGTCCCGGCAGGTCCAGGCCCAGCGCCTTGACCCGCAGCTTCGGATCCCGCGGGGCGAGGACAGCCGCGACGAGGCTGCGCAGCCCCGGGACGGAGGAGGCGAGCCGGATCCAGAAGAAGGCCATGTGGTGGGCCTTCTCCGGGTCGAGCCGCTTGAAGACGAGATTGAAGAAGAGCTTGTACACGAGACCTTGGCCTTACGACGGAGGGAGGTTCGTCAAGGGCGCGGGGAACTGCGCGAGAAACCACCCTGTGCGGATGGCCCTGCGCATCCGGCGACTCACCACCTGGGTGGCTTGTCGCGCAGTTCCCCGCGCCCCTGAAGTGAGTGCAACTACCTCGACGCGTTGAGGAGAGCCGCGTGCTCCTGCAAAGAACGCACACCCACCTCTCCGCGCGTCAGCGCGTCGATGCCCTGGACCGCCGCGCCCATCGCCTGGACCGTGGTGAGGCACGGCACCGACCGCGAGACCGCGGCCGTGCGGATCTCGTAGCCGTCCAGGCGCGAGCCGGTCCCGAACGGGGTGTTGATGATCAGGTCGATCTCCCCGTCGTGGATCATCTGGACGATGGTCTTCTCGCCCTCGGGCCCCTGGCCCTCGCTGTGCTTGCGGACGACCGTCGCGTCGATCCCGTTGCGCCGCAGCACCTCGGCCGTGCCGCTGGTCGCCAGGATCTCGAAGCCGAGACCGACCAGCGCCCGCGCGGGGAAGACCAGGTTGCGCTTGTCACGGTTGGCCACCGAGACGAAGACCCGGCCGCTCGTCGGCAGCGCGCCGTACGCGCCGGCCTGCGACTTGGCGTAGGCCGTGCCGAAGACCGTGTCGATGCCCATGACCTCGCCGGTCGAGCGCATCTCCGGGCCGAGGACCGTGTCCACGCCGCGACCGTGGATGTCGCGGAAGCGCGACCACGGCATCACGGCCTCCTTGACCGCGACCGGCGCGTCCAGCGGCAGCGTGCCGCCGTCGCCCTCCTTCGGCAGCAGGCCCTCGCCGCGCAGGTCGGCGATGGACGCGCCGAGCGAGATCCGGGCCGCGGCCTTGGCCAGCGGCACCGCCGTCGCCTTGGAGGTGAACGGCACGGTCCGGCTCGCGCGCGGGTTGGCCTCCAGCACGTAGAGGATGTCACCGGCCATGGCGAACTGAATGTTGATCAGACCGCGGACGCCCACGCCCCGGGCGATGCCCTCGGTGGCCGCGCGCAGCCGCTTGATGTCGAAGCCGCCCAGCGTGATCGGCGGCAGCGCGCAGGCGCTGTCGCCGCTGTGGATGCCGGCCTCCTCGATGTGCTCCATCACGCCGCCGAGGTAGAGCTCCTCGCCGTCGAAGAGGGCGTCGACGTCGATCTCGATCGCGTCGTCGAGGAAGCGGTCGATCAGCACCGGGTGCTCGGAGATCAGACCGGCGTGGCGCTTGAGGTAGTCCGCCAGCGAGGCCTCGTCGTAGACGATCTCCATGCCGCGGCCGCCCAGCACGTACGAGGGGCGGGCCAGCACCGGGTAGCCGATCTCGTCGGCGATCGCCTTGGCCTCCTCGAAGGAGAACGCCGTGCCGTGCTTCGGCGCGGGCAGCCCGGCCTCGGCCAGGACCCGGCCGAACGCGCCGCGCTCCTCGGCGAGGTGGATCGCCTCGGGCGAGGTGCCGACGATCGGCACGCCGTTGTCCTTGAGCGCCTGGGCGAGACCCAGCGGGGTCTGGCCGCCCAGCTGCACCAGCACGCCCGCGACCGGGCCCGCCTCCTGCTCGGCGTGGACGATCTCCAGCACGTCTTCCAGCGTCAGCGGCTCGAAGTACAGGCGGTCGGAGGTGTCGTAGTCCGTGGAGACGGTCTCCGGGTTGCAGTTGACCATCACGGTCTCGTAGCCGGCGTCGCTGAGCGCGAAGGAGGCGTGGACGCAGGAGTAGTCGAACTCGATGCCCTGGCCGATGCGGTTCGGACCGGAACCCAGGATGATCACGGCGGGCTTGGTGCGGCCGGCGACCTCGGTCTCCTCGTCGTAGGACGAGTAGAAGTACGGGGTCTTGGCGGCGAACTCGGCGGCGCAGGTGTCGACGGTCTTGAAGACCGGGCGGACGCCCAACGCGTGGCGGACCTCGCGGACCACGTCGGCGCGCAGGCCGCGGATCTCGCCGATCTGCTGGTCGGAGAAGCCGTGGCGCTTGGCGTGGCGCAGCAGCTCGGGGTCGAGCTTCTCGGCCTCGGCGAGCTCCTCGGCGATCTCGTGGATCAGGAAGAGCTGGTCGACGAACCACGGGTCGATCTTCGTGGCCTCGAAGACCTCGTCGGCGCTCGCGCCCGCGCGGATCGCGTCCATGACGGTGTTGATCCGGCCGTCGGTCGGGATCTGCGCCTTGGTCAGCAGCTCGGCCTTCTCGCCGACCTCGCTGACGAAGTCGAACTGCGAGCCCTTCTTCTCCAGCGAGCGCAGCGCCTTGTTCAGCGCCTCGGGGAAGTTGCGGCCCAGCGCCATGGCCTCGCCGACCGACTTCATGGTCGTGGTCAGCGTGGCGTCGGCGGAGGGGAACTTCTCGAAGGCGAAGCGCGGGACCTTGACGACCACGTAGTCGAGCGTCGGCTCGAAGGAGGCCGGGGTCTGCTCGGTGATGTCGTTGGGGATCTCGTCGAGGGTGTAGCCCACCGCCAGCTTCGCCGCGATCTTGGCGATCGGGAAGCCGGTCGCCTTCGACGCCAGCGCCGAGGAGCGGGAGACACGCGGGTTCATCTCGATGACGATGATCCGGCCGTCGTTCGGGTTGACCGCGAACTGGATGTTGCAGCCGCCGGTGTCGACGCCGACCTCGCGGATCACCGCGATGCCGATGTCGCGCAGCACCTGGTACTCGCGGTCGGTCAGCGTCATCGAGGGCGCGACGGTGATCGAGTCGCCGGTGTGGACGCCCATCGGGTCGAAGTTCTCGATGGAGCAGACGACCACGACGTTGTCGTTCTTGTCGCGCATCAGCTCCAGCTCGTACTCCTTCCAGCCGAGGATGGACTCCTCCAGGAGCACCTCGGTGGTCGGCGAGAGCGTCAGGCCCTGTCCGGCGATGCGGCGCAGGTCCTCCTCGTCGTGGGCGAAGCCGGAGCCGGCGCCGCCCATGGTGAAGGAGGGACGGACGACGACGGGGTAGCCGCCGAGCGTCTCGACGCCGGCGAGGACGTCCTCCATCGAGTGGCAGATGACCGAGCGGGCCGAGTCGCCGTGGCCGATCTTGGCCTTGACGGCCTCGACGACCTCCTTGAACAGCTGGCGGTCCTCGCCCTTGTTGATCGCCTCGACGTTGGCGCCGATCAGTTCGACGCCGTACTTCTCCAGCGTCCCGGCCTCGTGCAGCGAGATCGCGGTGTTGAGCGCGGTCTGGCCGCCCAGGGTCGGCAGCAGCGCGTCGGGGCGCTCCTTGGCGATGATCTTCTCGACGAACTCGGGGGTGATCGGCTCGACGTAGGTCGCGTCGGCGATCTCCGGGTCGGTCATGATCGTGGCCGGGTTCGAGTTGACCAGGATCACCCGCAGGCCCTCGGCCTTGAGGACGCGGCAGGCCTGGGTGCCGGAGTAGTCGAACTCGGCCGCCTGGCCGATGACGATCGGGCCGGAACCGATGACCAGAACGGACTGGATGTCGGTGCGCTTAGGCACGCTGGCCCTCCATCAGAGCGAAGAAGCGGTCGAACAGGTAGGCGGCGTCGTGCGGACCGGCCGCCGCCTCGGGGTGGTACTGGACGCTGAACGCGGGCTGGTCCAGGCACTGCAGGCCCTCGACCACGTCGTCGTTCAGGCAGACGTGGGAGACCTCGACGCGGCCGAACGGCGTCTCGGAGATCTTGTCGAGCGGCGCGTCCACGGCGAAGCCGTGGTTGTGCGCGGTGACCTCGACCTTGCCGGTGGTGCGGTCCTGCACCGGCTGGTTGATGCCGCGGTGACCGTACTTCAGCTTGTAGGTGCCGAAGCCGAGCGCGCGGCCGAGCAGCTGGTTGCCGAAGCAGATGCCGAAGAACGGGGTCTTCCGGCCCAGCACCTCGCGCAGCACGGCCACCTGGCCGTCGGCGGTGGCCGGGTCGCCGGGACCGTTGGAGAAGA
This genomic interval from Streptacidiphilus rugosus AM-16 contains the following:
- the carB gene encoding carbamoyl-phosphate synthase large subunit, producing MPKRTDIQSVLVIGSGPIVIGQAAEFDYSGTQACRVLKAEGLRVILVNSNPATIMTDPEIADATYVEPITPEFVEKIIAKERPDALLPTLGGQTALNTAISLHEAGTLEKYGVELIGANVEAINKGEDRQLFKEVVEAVKAKIGHGDSARSVICHSMEDVLAGVETLGGYPVVVRPSFTMGGAGSGFAHDEEDLRRIAGQGLTLSPTTEVLLEESILGWKEYELELMRDKNDNVVVVCSIENFDPMGVHTGDSITVAPSMTLTDREYQVLRDIGIAVIREVGVDTGGCNIQFAVNPNDGRIIVIEMNPRVSRSSALASKATGFPIAKIAAKLAVGYTLDEIPNDITEQTPASFEPTLDYVVVKVPRFAFEKFPSADATLTTTMKSVGEAMALGRNFPEALNKALRSLEKKGSQFDFVSEVGEKAELLTKAQIPTDGRINTVMDAIRAGASADEVFEATKIDPWFVDQLFLIHEIAEELAEAEKLDPELLRHAKRHGFSDQQIGEIRGLRADVVREVRHALGVRPVFKTVDTCAAEFAAKTPYFYSSYDEETEVAGRTKPAVIILGSGPNRIGQGIEFDYSCVHASFALSDAGYETVMVNCNPETVSTDYDTSDRLYFEPLTLEDVLEIVHAEQEAGPVAGVLVQLGGQTPLGLAQALKDNGVPIVGTSPEAIHLAEERGAFGRVLAEAGLPAPKHGTAFSFEEAKAIADEIGYPVLARPSYVLGGRGMEIVYDEASLADYLKRHAGLISEHPVLIDRFLDDAIEIDVDALFDGEELYLGGVMEHIEEAGIHSGDSACALPPITLGGFDIKRLRAATEGIARGVGVRGLINIQFAMAGDILYVLEANPRASRTVPFTSKATAVPLAKAAARISLGASIADLRGEGLLPKEGDGGTLPLDAPVAVKEAVMPWSRFRDIHGRGVDTVLGPEMRSTGEVMGIDTVFGTAYAKSQAGAYGALPTSGRVFVSVANRDKRNLVFPARALVGLGFEILATSGTAEVLRRNGIDATVVRKHSEGQGPEGEKTIVQMIHDGEIDLIINTPFGTGSRLDGYEIRTAAVSRSVPCLTTVQAMGAAVQGIDALTRGEVGVRSLQEHAALLNASR